Below is a genomic region from Syngnathus acus chromosome 20, fSynAcu1.2, whole genome shotgun sequence.
TAGTTCCACCAGCAATCTGTTCAGCTTCAGTCAACCTCCTATAGATGTCTCggacaaaatattttcctgTGATCACCATCCCAGTTTCAAAGAAAGCCCCCTTTCAGAAAACAGTCTCAGTTATTTTCCCTGATGGATATTTGGGAAGCAGACCATCTGGCGAGTCGGATTACAGTTGGTGTGTCTACTGATGAAGTTTAGTTTCCCAAAAAGAGGCACTGCTTGTTTCTTTGGACTTAAATAAttactgtaataataataataataataataaacgaATCAGAGGACTGGGCACACTGTGAGGACAAatatgaaatctgattggatcAAGAAAGTCATGTTgcttatttaatttatagaAATTACATCAACCAGCACTAATGATTCTGAAGGCCTTGGGCAGATTAGATTAACAAGACAACACGTAAAAGGCTGAAAAGTGATTCACTGAACAGTTAACACAAAATGTATTCTTGCTGAAAACTGTCTGGAATCCAATATATCAAGAAATTTATCAAATTATGAGAACTTTTATTGAAACTTAAACTGCGTAGCTGGAATTTGATTTAAGCCCcgcggctttttttttttttttgaagaagaagaaggattAGTGAGATACGACATTCACACTCTAGCAGCTCGAGGAGCCTGACATCTCCACCACTTCAACTTCCTCTCTCTGGGTCTCctgtctccatggcaactgtCTATACTGCCCAAACTGTCCACCATATTCAGTTGCAGACTCATCTGCTTAACTCCTGATGCTCCAGAGACTTCCGTGTTGAATCGCCGCTGACTAAATCTAAAATGCAGCAATTTCATTATTccctttaaatgtatttatgggGCGGGAATAAAATGCACAAGAAACAGTGAGTGAAGTTGTTGTCGAGTCGGAATCACATTCAGTAAGGAGCAAACGAGGTGAGCATATTTTGGTACCTGAGCGAGTGAGCAAGATGTTCTTCTGCTCTGTTGTGAGTGAGTgtcgcttttttttaaaaattgtgcAGAGTGATGCAAGGCAGTTCAAAGACTGTGGCAGATTTATGATTTGTTATACAACAGCAATGTGCTGCAATGTGAATGTGAATTGCCAAAGTCTTACTCGTCAAATGTTTCTCTACTAGTCGCATTTTTAGCCTTTTAGTACAAACTTAAGAGGCATACCAAGGACATTGAATAAGTGAGGCTAAACTACTGACTACTTAGACTACCAATAGTAGCATCATTAAATTCCATAAAGAGGTCTTTAAACTCCACGTATAACAAATTAGCAATGCTTTTGTTCTCCATCCTCCTTTCTTTGCTAATTgctgtaaaaacatttttacacaaGGTTTTTAAAATGCGGAAAAGATGACCTCCTAAAAATTACTGTATAGCTGGAACTATATTCTAATAAGATATcatctacaaaaacaaaaactagaaACAGTACGACTGCTTGCActtgcaagagcatatttTGAGTACTGTTCATCTGCATGCATAGCTTTACAATTTGATGCCTGAAATAGTAAAGAGCAACAATTACATTCATTTGATGACGCCCATTTTTCAAAACCTGAACTTTGATAATCGTTATGTAACATTTTTAGCCTCCAAAGTTgcagttaaaaacaaatgttagcAGGCCCTTATTGTAATCCTACCACATTTATTAACCTGTGAGGGACTGAAAATATTCACAGACATGGCAGTTGACGAAAATGTCCATAGTCTATGACTTCTAATATCCTCTGGATATTCCTTGCTCTATCGTGTCTTTCAATCAATAAAATCAGTCGATGAACTGCGGATGCAGCGTGCCGAACGGATCTTCAGTTCATGGTAGCACTGCACAAAACTATGgtaaataaaagtgatcggCAGGGCGAGAAGAACTATTCCACTCACCACGCAGAACCCGCCCAGTACGCGACCGGCCATAGTCACCGGGTACATGTCCCCGTAGCCTACTGTCGTCATGGAGATAATGACCCACCAGCTGGCAGCAGGGATGCTAGTATAGTCCTGGTTACCTCCTTCTAAAAGCTGAGCCAGCGCACTGAAGATGGCCATGGCGACAAAAATGAACACCAGAAGCATAACCATTTCACGATAGCATCGTCTCAGCGTCAGGCCGAGAGTTTGTAGGCCCAGGAAGTGACGAGCCAGCTTGATCACCCAGAAGATTCTCATGATGCGCAACACCCGTAGTGTCACGCCGGCTCGCTGAAGCTGAGAATTCTCTCCCGTCAGGACCGTGGCGGTAACGGAAATATAATACGGAGTGATGGCCAGCAGGTCAATGATGTTCAGAGGACGACGTACAAACTCGCATTTGTCTCGAGACACGATGAAACGGACGATGCACTCGGCGGTGAACCAACCAATGCACACCGCCTCGATGATCCTGGGAATGATAAATCAGagacaaagaataaaaatatcaaatattcaaattgcaaattgtcagTGCCCATTTCACTACCTGTGTTCATCCAGTGTCTCCGCATTCTTCCACTCTGGTAAGGTGCTGGCACACATCATCACCATAGAAATAAGAACAAACAGCACAGACACAGAGGCCAGGATTTGCGCCGCCACTGAGGATGTGGGTTCCTCAAATGTCCGCCTCATCCTCTCCAACCAATGATCGGACGGTTCCTCTGGGCCTTGCGGTTCCTCTTCAGGGAAAAAGTGCACAAAGCAGTCAGAGAGACGTTCATCCAGCCGCCGCTGGCAGCAAAGTTGCAGGTCAGCACTCTCCAGGCCCCAGTAGAGCATCTCATTATAGAAGGATAGTTCACACATGTGTGGGACAAAACGTAACTTGCCATGCTGCAAATACAGCATGATGAAGCTGAAGGCCTCGGAGTGGCGGTCGAAAAAAAACTCGTTTCTGTCACGGTCGTAGTCATCGCACAGCTCTAACAACTCGCTCTCTGACACGCAGCGATACAGGCGGCTGAGTCTGCTCAGTGGGAGGTGCTTCATCAGTTCCACCGTGAAAGGAAACCTGCGACCGCCAACGTTCAGGGTGCAAAAGCTACTTCCAAACTTCATCTTCTGTCAGTCCAAACTCTGGTCCGATGTTGTCCTATGTTCTTATAAAACTATAAAAACAGGAATGATTTAGTTGCGTTGGGACTGTTCTCCATCATTGCTTGATCAGCATTCgtatttttttgcttaaataaaaagaaaaacttgcaTTAGTCACCAAAAGCAAGTACAATACAGTGCgtggttttttttagttagCTGTTATTTAAACTATAATTATTCTTAACCCACTTTGGTCAAAATGACCTTAGGGATAAACGAGTAAAGTAACAGGTGGGGCAGTATATTTTACCAATGAGGTGTGATCATCTCTgaatattcaaaaaaaaaaaaaaaatgcttcccAGAGGAGTTAGCAATAGCAAATGTCTCATATAATTATGCAAACTAGATGACACAGAATCAACAGTGGTTGCAGCCAAGTCGTGCACTCTATTTTGCCTCCATTGctttaggggaaaaaaaaaaaatctcttcctCACAATCATGCACCTGTTAATCTATTATTGCCTTTCTAAAAGTAACAGATCGGTATAACATTGAAAAATGGAAATACAACCATAATACTGGTACTGTTACTGCATAAACTTCAAGTTCCAATAAAAATGAGCTCAGTCCTAATAAACGGAACTGAATGACAATCAATGAGATCTCAAACAATGTTCCAAACGCATACGATCACATTTTTCATGATGATCATCATTCCGTTTTTCAAGCTTACCTCCAAACATCTTCCCAAAAGTGCATCAGggattttgttgtgtttcttttacTCCTCCAGCATCCAACTTCTGTTGAATCTATCAGACTGGGTCCCAGCAAGCTTCTCCTATCGCCTCCTCCCACTCCTCGTGTGAGTGTCCTATGATTtcgaagggggaaaaaaaaaggtcgaTCTGAGCAGATGAATTGCTGCTCAGTGACTGATGTGAGGAAGACACTTGCCCTCCTACACGTCCCTCATCCACTTCCTTGTCCTTCTTGGGCTTCTCCTGTTCCTCTTCAGTCCTGCCTCTCCTGAGGTTCCCTACTCATATTTCACTCTCTCCACCCTCCTCCTTCATCAGACCTCACAATCCATCGAATTCACGATTGATGGAATCTATGTCATTATTTCATGATATTACATCAAATCATAGCAAAGATGAATCATTGACTTAATTCATTAATAAGGAGAGCAGTTGATTCTAGTGAAAtagcgccctcttgtggataTTTGTCGTTTTTTACACTTTAATTTGAcaacatgcatgtttgtgGGATTACATATTACTGTctggctttgtttttgcaaatcaTACAGTACATTTAAGCATCTTGGCCACTCCCCCACATTTTCAAAGCTTCTGTTCTCCTCCTTCCGCTTTGTGATTTTACATCTTTAATCTTTTGTGGCTTTATTTCCCAATTGCTTCAGTGTCAATTTCCATGCACTGAAGTGCAAAGCTGAGACACTCAGACATTGGAAGAACTCCAATAAGAGACCATTAAGAGCCATTTTCATCCTGAGAATTTACAGCAATCATTAACATGGAGAAAAGTTCCTCaggaaacacaaagaaaaggaGCTTAGGAAACAATTATAAAAAGCAATTTTCACATTTCTCGAGAGGGAGCTTCTCAAACAGGGTGAGTTTATATCTTAGTGCGGTCAGGTGTTTGGTagtcattattttaatttctgtcatttatcctatttgaacaaaattcaattttcagttgttaaatgaagtaaaatgaaaatgaacaattatTCGAAATGTATAGTCGGGCAGTTATTATGTTTTGattcaacccaaataaatttcAGATATTCTATTAGGCTtttcattactttttttttggtagctTTCTTGTTTTAGCTTTTATCTTGGATGTACTTAAGGAATGGagaaaatcattttcttgGTTTGTATTAAGTGTTTCATCTCATGTGTTATGTAAAGCcctttgttgctttgttttgctgttgccAAAGCACAAAACTTGGAGTGCTAGCCAACACTAACTTGCTATTTTGGACTGTTCATATGGTGTGTTGACACTCATTTAACAAGTTAGAATGTCATTTGCTAATTCTAAATACAGCCACAGCAACACAAAgttctgaaataatttctcCTGCTCTCATGTTGGTCTCTCAATGTTATCCAAAGTATTAACAGTTTTATATATTCCCCCCACCAGCCATATCATCAATTGCACCCTGGAATGAACCCAGGGGGAAGTTACCGCCACCCCTCGGAGAATGGCCTCATCCTTTGCCAGTACTCAAACGGCGAGCTGGCTGCAGAAAATGCAGCCCTAAGAGAGCAGCTGGTGCTGCAGCACCACCGACATGATCATGAAAGGCAGCGGCTCCTGAGAGCCCTGAAGAAGCCTAACGAGTCCAACTCGGAAAACCTCATTGCCGTCGTAAATGAACAATGGCAACAGTGGTGGGCGATCCGAGAGCAAGAAACCGCTACCCAATTTCAAACTCAGTTGGTGGGCATGCAATTGTACATGGATGAAATGGCCGCTCATTTTTGCACTGAGTTGGAAAGTATGCACGAGCACAACGTGGATACCGTTTGCTATTTTCAAAGCGAGATGCAGTACATGCATTGGCATATGGAGCAGGCCATATCGGAAAAGGATGACATCATTAAAAacctgaaaaaagaaaattcctcCCTCATGGCACAGAATAAAGAGATGTCCTCCCATCTTCGCAAATTCAAAGCGGAGAACCCGGAGACACGAGATACTCTCAAAGCTCTGGAGGATCGGTTGCAAGCTGAGCAGGAGGTGAAGATGAGCCCCACCATTGAGGAGCTCCTTGAAGAAGTGGAAAAGCTGGATCTTTAAGACCCTCACAGTGCAGAAAGAAATTGAAATACACCAGTTTGGCTAATGATGTGACAGAATTCCACTGGTAAAAAGTTAGAGTGGGACTGGCTGACCCCCCGAAAAATTGAAACTTGAATGTGTGAGAGTgctgattttcttttatagCAAGATGTTCGACAACCACTAAAGTCTATTTTCCAGCTGTCACAACTGTGTTTGTattgtgtcaaaataaatgcactcatgtcaagtttgaaaataaaaagtcaaccaCACACAACCCAGCAGATCCTGTTTATTTATTGCCATGCAGAAAAAGGGGTACCACCCAGTCAGGATAACTAACATAATTAAAATATctttaatttctaaaataatatttaaaatatattaatttCTACCAAAGTTATTTTCTGATCAGAATTAATTTCTAAATTTATTTTCTACTTTGAGAGGTTTATTCGACGACATGGCTCCGCCCCTCGCCTACGAAATATTTCCGCTTCCGGGTTCTTCGTCTTCGCCACAGAACCGTGGGAGGAAAGATGGCTGAGGCAGAGCCCGACAGAAGAGCCCTAATGTCCGATCTATGCTCGGAATTCTTGAATTTCTCAGCTAAAGACACCGCGTCGGTAAGCGTCTATAGCAGCTGGCAGCTGTCCTGACTGTCAGCCTTTCCGCTGTTGCGTCACTCTCAACCGATTGACCCGCCTAATGTGTTGTTTGCGGGATTAATTTGCCGATCACTAGGTTACCgattgctaatgctaattgtAGCTTCTCGCTGTATACAACATCTGGATGTCAGGTGAAGCCTGTCAAAACAACACGTCAGTGTGTCAACCTAAACGTATAACAGAAACACAAACTGTCCATAGATCACTTGCGTCTAAACCGTTTCAAACAGCACCATTGTACGTATTTTAACTACTTTAACCACagtgactgtttttttaatcgtcTTAATTTACACTTTGTGTCTCTTGATGGAAAGGCCTTTCCAGGTCAAATCCCTGCTAATAAAGAGTGGATGTATGCCAACAATATAGTAGAAAGGAAGATCACCTACATTGCTGCTTCCCAACTTCTTATCTATTTAGTGGTTagtcaaaaaataaactaaaagtTCTTGTTGTTTTCGTTTCATACTCCTTGCAAGTGAGTAGTGCGACGTTGGTATTAAGACAGCACATATGCTTTGCAATACAATATAATTTCCAAATGTTATGTTGTACGTACTGTTTGGACACTAAATTAGCACTTTCTAaaatctttttgttgttttttcagcGGTGGTTGGCAGAAGGAAATCTACAGGTGGAAATCTATCGCCACTTGGCAGAAAATGTACCCAGAATCCTTTGCTTGGGCCCCAGTGGCTGCAGTAGTCGTGAGGAGCAGAGAGAGGAGCAGAGGGAAGAACTGGCATGTCAGCTGCTTCTCTTGGCTCCCTTGGAGTGGCTGCTTCTGGGCGAGGATCCAGCTGTAGGCCTTCCTCAACTGCAGGAAAACAATCAGCCGTCACCACTGTGCGGGCACGTCTTCAAGGTTGGAGAGCCCACCTATTCCTGCAGGTAAAATCCAGACAGTTACGCTTTGAGGCAACACGCACACGCCACCTACAAGTTCCGAATGTGCAAGCATTCTTGACGTGCTGCACTTTTGCACAGAGGTGACAATTCTGTTAACCAATCAGGGGAATGCGTTGTAAAGCACCATCGAGGGTCGCACGCTAACATGTAGCGGTGGGAAACAATGATTTTaacaattttgtgtgtgtttacttcAGGGACTGTGCAGCCGACCCCACCTGTGTTTTGTGCATGCAGTGTTTCCTGGGCAGCGTTCATAAAGATCACCGATACAGAGTGAGTATACAAGACTCGACAGAATAAGTACAGGATGCAAATATGTGAACCTATCGACAGAAAGCTGCTTGAAGGCTTTTGCAAATTGAACAGGTGTGTCAGCTGAATGTGACACACGACGCCGAGCATCCCGCCGACACTCTGTCACGCCTGCTGTTCATCTGTTGTGGATGATGTCATAGTCTCTAGGTGTGacaggtaccgtattttccggactataaggcgcacctaaaaacctaaaattttctcaaaagccgacagtgcgccttatagtccagtgcgccttatatatggatcaattgatgaatttgttgatccatactggttgtacacagtgctctgccaaaatgtttcagtacgttttagtacgactagtaaattacaaggtcgcatcgcttcccaacattacggcaactgtagtcagggggcgtcaccgaatagctgttgtacccgcgaggctatgtcatttcaaaataggctgctccgttaatgtttcgagtaaatttacggatcgatatggaagggaaacataggtaagcagtaccaatgcgttagatcgaactttagtcagctccgatcattttataggagatcgtttgagaaacgcgattgtttacactttgctgaggctcatgggagattgcgagctgaggctcgtgggactttgcggatggctcatgctataacgatagctgctatacgtaccaggctatttcatgtcaaaataggctgctctgttaatgtttcgagtaaatctacggatcgatatggaagggaaacataggtaagtagtaccaatgcgttagatcgaactttagtcagttccgatcattttataggagatcgtttgagaaacgcgattgtttacagagggctcgttggttattggctagtgcaTGCATACCGCAagcctagtcaacctcagtttgttgcagtatagcttctattttacgcgccttataatccggtgcgccttatatatggaccaagttttaaaatgggccgttcattgaaggtgcgccttataatccggcgCGCCttttagtgcggaaaatacggtatatgtgTCTGAAGGTAATGGCTGCACTTTCCCGTTTGCCTAAACTGTTCAGGCGCTTGATAATTATGATGAGTCTGTCTTCCTGTCATCGGAGCACTAATTAATGTCAATATAGGTCAGGGACCTTTCTTGCGATAACCAACCCTGAAACCGACAGCAGCTTGTTATCTGGAGGTGACACACCCgactgtatgtgtgtattcAGATGACCACGTCCGGCGGCGGGGGCTTCTGTGACTGCGGGGACACTGAAGCCTGGAAGAAGGGTCCTTACTGCCAGAAACACACACCGACCACCAACAAAGACTCAGAGGAGGTGTGTCTAAGCTAccgtaaccccccccccccccccactacgGAAGCTTTacataaaatgatttaaattgACACGAGACCAATACCCACAGGACCCTTCAGCTCAGCTTCCGGCTGACATGGTCGTCCGCAGTTACaacattttttccatcatccTCAAATATGCTGTGGACATGCTTACTTGGACACAAGAAGATCAGCTTCCCGCAGGCCTCGAACCACCGTATGTCATGTCACAAGCGCCCCCTGTAAACTGTTTTGAAATACAATCCTACAAAGTGCAGTGTCATTTTtaccctgtttttttttttttttgtccagtgAAAGAGGAGACAACTACTACTGCATGCTATTCAATGACGAAGTCCACACCTACGAACAAGTGATCTACACCCTGCAGAAGGCTGTCAACTGCAGCCAGAAAGAAGCCGTCAGCTTTGCCACCACTGTGGACAGAGATGTTAGTATTGCTTTCCTTTCGCTTGCCTCGAACTTCCTGTTTTCCAGTAACACACCCTCGCAACTGAAATTAACTTTTAATGATAGGTTAGCATTACAGAGTAACTTAAATAATTGTGTGTACTGGTTATTCATGTAGATAAAAAGATCAGCGAGGCCAATTGGTGGTAAATTGGACTTTATGTTCTTTTACAGGGCAGGAAGTCCGTTCGATATGGGGACTTTCAGTTTTGTGAGCAAGCCAAGACTGTTATCGTGGTGGGTTTTTTATCCATTTAGCTTCTTATTTCTCCCCTGCAAATAGACCTCTTACGCTTGATTATTTGTCCACAGAGGAACACCAGCCGCCAGTCGAAGCCTCTCAGAGTTGAGGTGATGCACTCGTCGGTCGTTGCCCATCAGTGTTTTGCTCTGAAAGCTCTGAGCTGGTTGGGACAAATTATTCAATACTCAGGTACGTTTTCATTTGAACTGCGACTTTACACTTGTTGaagtaaatatatttattgctTTGTGTCCTTCTTTCAGATGGCTTGAGGAGGATATTGTGTCAGGTGGGACTTGAGGAAGGTCCAGAAGGAGAAAACTCGTCACTCGTTGACCGCCTAATGCTCAACGACTCCAAGATGTGGAAaggtgttattttattttccacagCGATATTGAACAATTTCTCATTTGCTCCAGTCATTGATTCTCTCCCACGTACAATTTTGGtaactgttgtttttccacCCACTGTGAAGGAGCAAGGAACATCTACCACCAGCTGTTGATGAACAGCCTCCTAATGGATTTAAAGTACAAGAAGGTCTTTGCTATCCAGTTTGCCAAGAACTACAGACGCCTCCAGACAGATTTCATGGAAGATGACCACGAGAGGGTTGTGTCAGTGACCTCACTGTCTGTACAGCTCTTCACCGTGCCAACAATGGTGAGTTCTCCTTTTTTGCCGGCACACCCCCTATTGCCTCATCAGGCCAAGTATGTTCTCATATGTCAAGAAAAGGTCAAAGGGTGAAAAGTTGCGTAATGTATCCCCGTGATTTATTTCAGGCTCGGATGTTGATGGTGAAGGAGAACCTGATGACGACCATCATCAGGACGTTTGTCGATCATCTCCGTCACAGAGATCTGCAGGGACGCTTTCAATTTGACCGCTACACCGCCCAGCAGGCCTTCAAGTTTGGACGAGTCCAAAGCCTCATTGGAGACCTCAAGTAGCCAACTCAATAATATATGCCATTGACTGTATGTGATAAAATGGATGATTATCTGTCAAAAGATGCATATAACAAATACTTGTAGATTATTTAGACACCATTAGGCCAGCGACGCACCAAACTGCAACCATTTTGCGTGTGTCCAGGTACGTCTTAATCAGTCGACCCTCCGAATGGAGCGATGAGCTCAGAGAGAAGTTTCTCGAAGGTTTGGACGCTTTTCTGGAGCTCCTTAAGTGTATGCAGGTAGGCACAAGTATGCAGACACATGCACAGAATACAGAACCTTATAGATTCTCTCCGTCTTTCAGGGCATGGACCCGGTGGTTCGGCAAGTTGGGCAACACATCGAGATGGAACCTGAGTGGGAGGCGGCATTCACCCTACAGATGAAATTAACGCACATCATATCCATGATCCAAGAGTGGTGCTCCACTGATGTGagacatttgaatattttttgtcttgtcacCGCAATGTGAAAATATTCAGTCTTGATCTTTCTTTCCTTATCAGGAGCGTGTGCTGATCGAAGCCTACAGGAAGTGTTTGAGTGCAGTCAGCCAGTGCCACAGTGGCCTTCCAGATGGTGAACAGCCAATAAGCTTGAGTCTGGCTGGTCACTGCGTTGAGACATTTATGTACCAGGTGTCTCAAGACAAAGTCTCCATTCACCTGCCTGTCTGCAGACTACTTGCAGGTAAATACATGCAcacgtgatgttttttttaacagaataTTTTGTCCTTCAATATAAGATTGTGGTTCTGATGCACTATTCTTCCCTAGGTCTCCATGTTCTGCTCAGCAGAACAGATGTTGCAGCTCGCCTACCTGAACAACTCCCATTGGTTGGTAACAATTTTTGTGTGCGTTACCATTGCATATGTGAGCATTTTTTTAGATAGAGAGGCCGAAAcgtcctttttttaaacttgatcTCACTGTTGGTTGTCTTCTTACCCGCAGGGGGAACTCAGCCCTCCACTTCTGATTGAACTCCCACTCCGATGCCTGGTGCTCTGTGCTCAAGTACTCGCTGGGATGTGGAGAAGGAACGGCTTCTCTCTAATAAACCAGGTCAGCTGAAATTTTGTCTTCAGTATTGGTTCGACTGTCTATGCGTCGATGTGAATCTGGTGGCGAGAAAATGCAACATGTAGAATGtaatgtctatttttttgtttcagattTATTATTACCACAATGTTAAGTGCAGAGTGGAGATGTTCGACAAAGATATTATAATGCTTCAGGTACGAACCAAATCTAATGATTCCACTGACAGATGCAgaatttttttgtagtttctTAGTCGCTGTCTCTTTTCACAGGTCGGTGCCTCAATGATGGATCCAAACCACTTCCTGATGATCGTTCTTAGCCGTTTTGaacttttccacatttttagGTTCGCAGACTGCCGAAAGAGATACAAACCGACCAATAAGGTTAGTTTTGGATTCGGACGCTctattttgcttgttttcgCCTTGCttattcacccccccccccttttttttttacccaggATTTGGTCCAGCAGAACAATACCTTGATCGAAGAGATGCTACACTTAATCATCACTGTGATTGGTACGTTTTTCTttaattccccccccccccccccccttattttattcatgtttgTAACTCAGAAGAGCAATTGAAAATTCGGTCTCATGTGATTTGTGTTGGTCAGGTGAACGTTACGTGGCAGGCGTGGGCCAGGTGGAGCCGTTTGACGAGGTTCGAAGAGAGATCATCCACCAGTTGTCAATCAAACCTATGGCTCATAGTGAGCTGGTGAAGGCTCTTCCAGAGAATGTAAGACACTCGCAAGCTAAAGTTGTCATGGCACCACCATCCATATTGGATCTTTATGAAGTTTGCTGCTTGTTCCTCAGGGAAACAAGGAGACTGGTCTAGAGCGTGTCATTGACAGTGTCGCTTCGTTCAAGTTAGTGTgttcatttgatttcattttcaatgcaACCAAAGAGGATGAAAATACGCGACAGTGTTTCAAAATCATCTCGATTTACAGGAAGCCAGGTGTGACAGGGCGCGGTCTTTATGAACTGCGGCCCGAGTGGAACAAGCACTTCAACCTTTACTTCTACCACTACAGCAGAGCCGACCAGTCCAAGGTAAACAAATACCTACCGTTATTGTCGATTTTAGTTTTTGTGGGTGTGTATAATATGACATATTATGTGTGCAGGCAGAAGAGGCTCAGAGGAAGCAGAGGAGACAGAGTGGAGAGGACCCAGGTGAAAACTAGCAGGGAATAAACTTGTTTTGGTGTCTCACAGATGCACCATATCAACCAAATCGAATAGGCAAACCCCTCAAACAAAAGTACTaatgtgtatttgtgttcCACACAGCCCTTGCCCCACCAGTCCCTCCATCGCTTTGCCCCCTCTTCGCTAGCCTGGTGAACCTTCTGCAGTGTGACGTGCTGGTGGCTGTGGAGGGGGCTGTGGTGCAGTGGGCGATGGAGgcaagaggaggaggctgGACAGAGTCCATGCTGCAGAGGGTGAGACACCCATCGACTGTGGTAGCAGGATCGTTGGGGTTGTCTAATTGAGAAGATACATTTAAGCAGAAAACAGGGAACGTATCGTATGGGTTTCAGACAGGGATCGTCAAT
It encodes:
- the LOC119139406 gene encoding potassium voltage-gated channel subfamily G member 3-like, which codes for MKFGSSFCTLNVGGRRFPFTVELMKHLPLSRLSRLYRCVSESELLELCDDYDRDRNEFFFDRHSEAFSFIMLYLQHGKLRFVPHMCELSFYNEMLYWGLESADLQLCCQRRLDERLSDCFVHFFPEEEPQGPEEPSDHWLERMRRTFEEPTSSVAAQILASVSVLFVLISMVMMCASTLPEWKNAETLDEHRIIEAVCIGWFTAECIVRFIVSRDKCEFVRRPLNIIDLLAITPYYISVTATVLTGENSQLQRAGVTLRVLRIMRIFWVIKLARHFLGLQTLGLTLRRCYREMVMLLVFIFVAMAIFSALAQLLEGGNQDYTSIPAASWWVIISMTTVGYGDMYPVTMAGRVLGGFCVVSGIVLLALPITFIYHSFVQCYHELKIRSARCIRSSSTDFID
- the LOC119139287 gene encoding uncharacterized protein LOC119139287, encoding MEKSSSGNTKKRSLGNNYKKQFSHFSRGSFSNRPYHQLHPGMNPGGSYRHPSENGLILCQYSNGELAAENAALREQLVLQHHRHDHERQRLLRALKKPNESNSENLIAVVNEQWQQWWAIREQETATQFQTQLVGMQLYMDEMAAHFCTELESMHEHNVDTVCYFQSEMQYMHWHMEQAISEKDDIIKNLKKENSSLMAQNKEMSSHLRKFKAENPETRDTLKALEDRLQAEQEVKMSPTIEELLEEVEKLDL